The following are encoded in a window of Phaseolus vulgaris cultivar G19833 chromosome 3, P. vulgaris v2.0, whole genome shotgun sequence genomic DNA:
- the LOC137806492 gene encoding uncharacterized protein has product MAHQGEPTKLRWGELEEDDAEDLDFLLPPRQVIGPDDNGIKKVIEYKFDEDGNKVKIITTTRTRKLANARLSKRAVERRSWPKFGDAVHEDVGARLTMVSTEEILLERPKPLGSKTEEPKTGGDPLAQFQKGAVLMVCRTCGKKGDHWTSRCPYKDLAPPSEGFVDKPATSDGAAAAAGATKGAYVPPGMRAGAERSSGSDMRRRNDENSVRVTNLSEDTREPDLLELFRSFGPVSRVYVAIDQKTSMSRGFGFVNFVNREDAQRAIGKLNGYGYDNLILRVEWATPRAN; this is encoded by the exons ATGGCGCATCAAGGGGAACCAACCAAGCTGCGGTGGGGCGAGCTGGAGGAGGACGACGCCGAGGATCTCGACTTCCTCCTTCCGCCGCGGCAGGTCATAGGGCCCGACGACAACGGCATAAAGAAGGTCATCGAGTACAAGTTCGACGAGGATGGCAACAAGGTCAAGATCATCACCACCACGCGCACCCGCAAGCTTGCCAACGCGCGTCTCAGCAAACGCGCCGTCGAACGACGCTCCTGGCCCAAGTTCGGCGACGCCGTCCACGAAGACGTCGGCGCACGCCTCACCATGGTCTCCACGGAAGAGATCCTCCTCGAACGCCCCAAGCCTCTCG GGTCCAAAACGGAGGAGCCGAAGACTGGTGGAGACCCGTTGGCTCAATTCCAGAAAGGTGCTGTTCTGATGGTGTGTAGGACTTGCGGGAAGAAGGGTGATCACTGGACCTCAAGATGTCCATACAAGGATCTGGCCCCACCATCTGAGGGATTCGTGGATAAGCCTGCAACATCAGATGGTGCAGCGGCAGCAGCTGGTGCAACCAAGGGAGCCTATGTGCCACCTGGTATGAGGGCGGGGGCTGAGAGGAGTAGTGGATCTGATATGCGGCGCAGAAACGATGAGAACTCTGTGAGGGTAACCAACCTTTCTGAAGACACAAGAGAGCCCGATTTGCTGGAGCTGTTCCGTTCTTTTGGTCCTGTAAGCAGAGTTTATGTTGCCATTGATCAGAAGACAAGCATGAGCAGGGGCTTTGGCTTTGTTAACTTTGTGAACAGAGAAGATGCGCAAAGAGCTATAGGCAAACTCAATGGGTATGGCTACGACAATCTCATACTTAGAGTTGAATGGGCAACCCCGAGGGCAAACTAA
- the LOC137806494 gene encoding uncharacterized protein, whose product MGNCQAVDAAALVIQHPSGKIERLYWPVSASEVMRTNPGYYVSLIIPLAVPEGQNQDQKTVLFTRVKLLRPNDTLTLGHAYRLVTTQEVVKALKAKKHAKMNKPRVKTVESMQIMQLEKASSDGETGGMLDTGNTYQATRADRYKLMNSTHAVLKLKSWRPSLQSISESTS is encoded by the exons ATGGGGAATTGCCAAGCTGTGGATGCTGCAGCTCTTGTGATCCAACATCCATCTGGGAAGATAGAGAGGTTGTACTGGCCAGTGAGTGCAAGTGAGGTTATGAGGACTAATCCTGGCTATTATGTCTCTTTGATCATACCATTGGCTGTGCCAGAAGGCCAGAATCAGGACCAGAAGACAGTGCTTTTTACCCGAGTGAAGCTGCTCCGCCCAAATGACACTCTAACTCTTGGCCATGCTTACAGGCTGGTCACTACTCAAG AGGTTGTGAAGGCGTTGAAGGCGAAGAAACATGCGAAGATGAATAAGCCTCGTGTGAAGACAGTGGAGAGTATGCAAATAATGCAACTGGAAAAGGCAAGTTCAGATGGTGAGACTGGAGGGATGTTGGACACAGGAAATACATATCAG GCAACTAGGGCAGACAGATACAAGCTAATGAATTCCACGCATGCTGTGCTTAAGCTGAAATCATGGCGTCCCTCTTTACAGAGCATCTCAGAGTCTACCAGCTGA
- the LOC137806493 gene encoding protein PLASTID REDOX INSENSITIVE 2, chloroplastic-like produces the protein MLLFTSSPLKITFSPTKPFASNALILHHSFPRQLSNSSSLCLRFKHKFTNSFTCSLTHSPIHKYVYPDPIPEFAESESQKFRVELFQKLSEDVDEFGDDLDEVVAVCAQIFSEFLHKDYGGPGTLLVEPFTDMMVALKKKKLPGAALAARASLLWAQQYVDKDWDVWNSTPK, from the exons ATGTTGCTTTTCACTTCTTCTCCCTTAAAGATTACTTTCTCTCCTACAAAACCTTTTGCTTCAAATGCTCTTATCTTGCACCACTCTTTCCCACGCCAACTGTCAAACTCTTCTTCGTTGTGCCTCAGATTCAAGCACAAATTCACGAACTCCTTCACTTGCTCTCTCACACATTCACCCATCCACAAGTACGTGTACCCTGACCCAATTCCCGAATTTGCAGAATCC GAGAGCCAGAAGTTCAGAGTTGAACTCTTTCAGAAGCTTTCGGAGGACGTGGACGAGTTTGGGGATGACCTTGATGAGGTCGTAGCCGTTTGCGCTCAG ATTTTTAGTGAGTTTTTGCACAAGGATTATGGAGGTCCTGGAACATTGTTGGTGGAGCCATTCACGGATATGATGGTTGCtctaaagaagaagaaattacCAGGAGCAGCCCTGGCTGCAAGAGCATCACTATTATGGGCACAACAGTATGTTGATAAGGATTGGGATGTTTGGAACTCAACACCAAAATGA